Proteins encoded within one genomic window of Methanothrix harundinacea 6Ac:
- a CDS encoding tetratricopeptide repeat protein, which yields MLDPDYWYKRGAAHYGSGLFEEAADSLARAIEADPIFFEARYLLGEALRKKGRYQAAVESYDAALDLKPDHPRSWRGRAVALNELDRHEEALESADRALGLDPRDARCWIVKGYAFHALGRFSEAAESYDRALEIEPLGPRAGRAWNNKGAALDNLGRHEEALECYDESILIDPFDFYTWNNKGVSLIALKRPEEAVECFGKAVELFPGYTTAWRNRALALKSLGREGEAEEALDRARDLEAR from the coding sequence TTGTTGGATCCTGACTACTGGTACAAGAGGGGGGCCGCCCACTATGGCTCTGGCCTCTTCGAAGAGGCGGCAGATAGTCTCGCGAGGGCGATAGAGGCCGACCCCATCTTCTTCGAGGCCCGCTACCTCCTCGGGGAGGCCCTTCGGAAGAAGGGCCGCTATCAGGCGGCGGTCGAATCTTACGATGCTGCCCTGGATTTGAAGCCGGACCACCCCCGGAGCTGGAGAGGGAGGGCGGTGGCCTTGAACGAGCTCGACCGGCACGAGGAGGCCCTGGAGTCGGCGGATAGGGCCCTTGGTCTCGACCCCAGAGATGCCCGATGCTGGATCGTCAAGGGATACGCCTTTCACGCTCTTGGAAGGTTCTCCGAGGCGGCCGAATCCTACGATAGGGCCCTCGAGATCGAACCCCTGGGGCCGAGGGCTGGCCGGGCGTGGAACAACAAGGGCGCAGCCCTCGACAATCTCGGCCGCCACGAGGAGGCCCTGGAATGCTACGACGAGTCGATCCTCATCGACCCCTTCGACTTCTACACCTGGAACAACAAGGGGGTCTCTCTCATCGCCCTCAAACGGCCCGAAGAGGCGGTGGAGTGCTTCGGGAAGGCGGTGGAGCTCTTCCCGGGGTACACCACCGCCTGGCGGAACAGGGCCCTCGCCCTGAAGTCCTTGGGGAGGGAAGGGGAGGCGGAGGAGGCCCTCGATAGGGCCCGGGACCTGGAGGCCCGTTAG
- a CDS encoding tetratricopeptide repeat protein, producing the protein MEPETVAVPEGFKVGCRIASIILFLVLFLVLGAVGEDLSAKDWSDMGNAQARRGEYQEAVASYDRATALDAYNPDIWYNRGLALSSLGRYEEALECYQRGAKIEPFDPDLWLGTGSALSSLGRYEEALESYNRAAEFDSKDPDAWNGRGTVLARLGRLEEALASTDTALAMDPEDADAWNSKGAILLQLGRPEEALACYDRAIEIDPEDPDLWNNRGSALHQLGRYQEAQDSYSWAIALDPLHEYAWYNRGLLVPTLNEETEEAFALSRERMYVETEKRFPLPSEGGGSGGETENEKLSGWRTVTVIAAILAAGILSNLGGKGRALHREPLSSPLNRLIIFADRSLRRRGP; encoded by the coding sequence ATGGAGCCCGAAACGGTCGCCGTCCCAGAGGGGTTCAAGGTTGGATGCCGGATAGCATCCATCATCTTATTCCTCGTCCTCTTCCTGGTTCTGGGGGCGGTGGGCGAGGACCTCTCCGCCAAGGATTGGTCGGATATGGGGAACGCCCAGGCCAGGAGGGGGGAGTACCAAGAGGCGGTTGCGAGCTACGACCGGGCTACGGCCCTGGACGCCTACAACCCCGACATCTGGTACAACAGGGGGCTCGCCCTCTCCAGCCTCGGCAGGTACGAAGAGGCGCTGGAATGCTACCAGCGGGGGGCGAAGATCGAGCCCTTCGACCCCGACCTCTGGCTCGGCACCGGCTCCGCCCTCTCCAGCCTCGGCAGGTACGAAGAGGCGCTGGAGAGCTATAACCGGGCGGCGGAGTTCGACTCGAAGGACCCCGACGCCTGGAACGGGAGGGGGACGGTCCTCGCCCGTCTCGGGCGGCTTGAGGAGGCCCTGGCTTCGACGGATACGGCCCTGGCGATGGACCCGGAGGACGCCGACGCCTGGAACAGCAAGGGGGCGATCCTCCTCCAGCTCGGCCGTCCCGAGGAGGCCCTGGCCTGCTACGACCGGGCGATCGAGATCGACCCCGAGGATCCCGACCTATGGAACAACCGGGGGTCGGCCCTCCACCAGCTCGGCAGATATCAGGAGGCCCAGGATAGCTACAGCTGGGCGATAGCTCTCGATCCGCTCCACGAGTACGCCTGGTACAACCGGGGTCTCCTCGTCCCCACCCTCAATGAGGAGACGGAAGAGGCCTTCGCCCTTTCCAGAGAGAGGATGTACGTCGAGACGGAGAAGAGGTTCCCACTCCCCTCGGAGGGCGGAGGATCCGGGGGGGAGACGGAGAACGAGAAGCTTTCGGGCTGGAGGACCGTCACGGTGATCGCTGCGATATTGGCGGCAGGGATCCTATCGAACCTGGGGGGTAAGGGCAGGGCGCTCCATCGAGAGCCGCTCTCGTCGCCCCTCAACAGGCTGATAATCTTCGCCGACAGATCCCTGAGGAGGCGCGGACCATGA
- the fae gene encoding formaldehyde-activating enzyme, with the protein MTHHFEKALVGEALVGEGPEVAHIDLVIGRKGSAVEDAFVAALASPRMGHTPLLAVLEPNLIPKPATLMVNKVTITNATQALLIFGPAQAAVAKAVMDSVAEGTIPEADAEDLLIIVSVFLQWDAEDKKKVADYNYRATKLAIERAMKGEPTVKEALARKDSAKHPFA; encoded by the coding sequence ATGACCCACCACTTCGAAAAAGCCCTCGTCGGAGAGGCGCTGGTAGGAGAAGGGCCCGAGGTCGCCCACATAGACCTCGTCATCGGGAGGAAGGGAAGCGCCGTCGAAGATGCCTTCGTTGCGGCCCTCGCCTCGCCGAGGATGGGGCACACCCCCCTCCTGGCCGTCCTGGAGCCGAACCTCATCCCCAAGCCCGCCACCCTCATGGTGAACAAGGTGACGATCACCAACGCCACCCAGGCGCTTCTGATCTTCGGCCCGGCTCAGGCGGCGGTGGCCAAGGCGGTGATGGACTCGGTGGCCGAAGGGACTATCCCGGAGGCTGATGCCGAGGATCTGCTGATCATCGTCTCAGTCTTCCTCCAGTGGGACGCCGAGGATAAGAAGAAAGTCGCCGATTACAACTACAGGGCGACGAAGCTCGCCATCGAGCGGGCGATGAAAGGAGAGCCGACGGTGAAAGAGGCCCTAGCGAGGAAGGACTCGGCTAAGCATCCCTTCGCCTGA
- a CDS encoding YkgJ family cysteine cluster protein: MSEIERSAGPSGIEEMLEELALQLEGAESLSAETIAREIMRIGFRCRRCGDCCRGEENSVVVFPFEIRVIIADETGESWLEVAGPPEEGEWDCEGNFHTLEWRLRKTGRDCRYYSENGCRIYGARPLLCTTYPFYLEGGRLLWSECRGLGGEIGTEDSLKLAELLKRRQIVEIREAIELLLKYEDFERGEPSPFGRCIVHDSEAVHEVAWSEIPGALGRRLRRSQKW; encoded by the coding sequence ATGTCGGAGATAGAGAGGTCCGCCGGTCCCAGCGGCATCGAGGAGATGCTGGAGGAGCTGGCGCTCCAGCTGGAGGGGGCCGAGAGCCTCTCCGCGGAGACCATCGCCCGCGAGATCATGCGGATCGGCTTTCGTTGCCGGCGTTGCGGCGACTGCTGCCGGGGCGAGGAGAACAGCGTCGTCGTCTTTCCCTTTGAGATCAGGGTGATCATCGCCGACGAGACCGGGGAGAGCTGGCTCGAAGTCGCCGGGCCGCCCGAAGAGGGCGAATGGGACTGCGAGGGGAACTTTCACACCCTGGAGTGGCGTTTGAGAAAAACGGGCCGGGACTGCAGGTACTATTCTGAGAACGGCTGTCGAATTTATGGCGCAAGGCCCCTCCTCTGCACGACCTACCCGTTTTACCTGGAGGGTGGACGGCTCCTGTGGTCGGAGTGCCGGGGGCTCGGGGGCGAGATCGGGACCGAGGACTCTCTGAAATTGGCCGAGCTTCTCAAAAGAAGGCAGATCGTCGAGATCCGGGAGGCGATCGAGCTTCTCCTGAAGTATGAAGACTTCGAGAGGGGCGAGCCCTCGCCTTTCGGCAGATGCATCGTCCACGACAGCGAGGCCGTCCACGAGGTCGCGTGGTCTGAGATTCCGGGGGCCCTCGGAAGGCGGCTTCGAAGATCGCAGAAATGGTGA
- a CDS encoding lamin tail domain-containing protein translates to MRITTKFAMIMMLTLAAAIASAAPDEANGTVIAVIAGDVLEVAIDGGDPRTGSGVVTVRVADVALPPNGSEGWEVARTFAESLLKNRTVSLDIDDRTEGGRDPQGRLLAVVYLSDPAGGLNLSHPLNRLLVEAGLAEVCDLEADEFDPRGWWQSGEADAAGGGVRVVINEVEANPPGSDEGGEWVELYNDGFEEAAIGGWTLTAAGGSVVGISPGTVLVGGGFLLVKADGYWLRNDDELVTLRDGAGMEVDRTPALDDGEDDNNSWSRYPDGGEEWAFVQASPAGPVPAVEPSEVTTSDQKEEEKNWLLGSGGCDPYGLWEISEFLQ, encoded by the coding sequence ATGAGAATCACGACGAAGTTTGCCATGATTATGATGCTGACCCTGGCGGCGGCTATCGCCTCGGCAGCCCCTGACGAGGCGAACGGGACGGTGATCGCCGTCATAGCCGGGGACGTCCTCGAGGTGGCCATCGACGGGGGAGACCCCCGGACGGGTTCTGGGGTGGTGACGGTGAGAGTCGCGGACGTGGCCCTCCCTCCCAACGGATCGGAGGGGTGGGAGGTGGCGAGGACGTTTGCCGAATCCCTCCTCAAGAACAGGACGGTCTCTCTGGACATCGACGACCGGACCGAAGGCGGCCGGGACCCCCAGGGGAGGCTCCTCGCCGTCGTTTACCTCTCCGACCCCGCCGGAGGGCTGAACCTCAGCCACCCCCTCAACAGGCTCCTGGTGGAGGCGGGGCTCGCCGAGGTCTGCGACCTTGAAGCCGACGAGTTCGATCCGAGAGGATGGTGGCAGAGCGGCGAGGCGGACGCCGCCGGGGGAGGGGTCAGGGTCGTGATAAACGAGGTGGAGGCGAACCCCCCCGGGAGCGACGAGGGAGGAGAGTGGGTGGAGCTCTACAACGACGGGTTTGAGGAGGCCGCCATAGGGGGCTGGACCCTGACGGCGGCGGGGGGGTCCGTCGTCGGCATATCCCCCGGGACGGTCCTCGTTGGTGGGGGTTTTCTGTTGGTGAAGGCCGACGGGTACTGGCTCAGAAACGATGACGAGCTCGTGACCCTCAGAGACGGCGCGGGGATGGAGGTGGATAGAACCCCGGCCCTCGATGATGGGGAGGACGACAACAACAGCTGGTCCAGGTACCCCGACGGCGGCGAAGAGTGGGCCTTCGTCCAGGCGAGCCCGGCGGGGCCCGTCCCGGCGGTGGAGCCGTCGGAGGTGACCACCTCCGACCAGAAGGAAGAGGAGAAGAACTGGCTCCTGGGGTCGGGGGGCTGCGATCCTTACGGCCTCTGGGAGATCTCGGAGTTCCTCCAGTAG
- a CDS encoding RNA chaperone Hfq: protein MFLDEKGEEEGKKDTAKPKQFIPRALGQKVTIRLLDGRPLIAKLEAQNNYELLLDLGKGKKMIVFKHAIGTLEYEAQDEGR, encoded by the coding sequence ATGTTCTTGGATGAGAAGGGAGAGGAAGAGGGGAAGAAGGATACGGCGAAGCCGAAACAGTTCATCCCCCGGGCTTTGGGCCAGAAGGTGACGATCAGGCTTCTGGACGGGAGGCCCCTGATAGCGAAGCTTGAGGCGCAGAACAACTACGAGCTCCTCTTGGACCTGGGGAAGGGGAAGAAGATGATAGTCTTCAAGCACGCCATCGGCACCCTGGAGTACGAGGCCCAGGATGAGGGTAGGTGA
- a CDS encoding GMP synthase subunit A — translation MKVLVVNNYGQFNHLIHRSIRDLVPARMISNQTPAEEIEADGLILGGGPTLERAGRCSEYLTRLEIPILGICLGLQVMAETFGGRVEKGAVGGYAEVEVEVLEEDDILKGLAPRIKTWASHADQVVSLPPDFRVLARSEVCEIEAMGHKKRPLYGVQWHPEVVHTEGGIKLLENFLEVCRR, via the coding sequence ATGAAAGTCCTGGTAGTGAACAACTACGGTCAGTTTAACCACCTGATCCATCGGAGCATAAGGGACCTCGTCCCGGCGAGGATGATCTCAAACCAGACTCCTGCGGAGGAGATCGAGGCCGACGGGCTCATCCTCGGCGGAGGCCCCACCCTTGAGCGGGCCGGAAGGTGCTCGGAGTACCTGACCAGGCTCGAGATCCCCATCCTCGGCATCTGCCTCGGCCTCCAGGTGATGGCCGAGACCTTCGGCGGGAGGGTCGAGAAGGGCGCCGTCGGCGGGTACGCTGAGGTGGAGGTCGAGGTGCTGGAGGAGGACGATATCCTGAAGGGCCTCGCCCCGAGGATCAAGACCTGGGCCTCCCACGCCGACCAGGTCGTCTCCCTCCCGCCGGACTTCCGGGTTTTAGCGAGGTCGGAGGTCTGCGAGATCGAGGCGATGGGGCACAAGAAGCGGCCCCTCTATGGAGTCCAGTGGCACCCCGAGGTCGTCCACACCGAAGGGGGCATCAAGCTCCTGGAAAACTTCCTTGAGGTATGTCGGAGATAG
- a CDS encoding pentapeptide repeat-containing protein produces MANEEHLRILEEGVEVWNRWRGSHSTTIPDLSGANLSGANLSGAWLFNTHVVGANLSGANLSEAQLGGANLIGANLSKANLRRAYLRFADLSDADMNAADLSKSDLIFAKLFLTKLGGAILSKAALMEASLREADLEFADLSEANLEGAQLVKTRVEGALFTNCRVYGISAWGLEGKPKDQSNLIITHYDEPVITVDNLEVAQFIYLLLHSQKIRDAIDTIAKKAVLILGRFTPERMVVLNAIRDELRKQGYLPILFYFERPDSRDFIETVSTLAHISRFVVADVTDPRIVIEEIPHIVHNVAVPVKPLLLDGSENHELVTLRNLRVNHRSLLNTYEYKNLEHLLTNFKTEVIDPSEQKAEELYRRRFEELGHPKAA; encoded by the coding sequence GTGGCTAATGAGGAGCATCTTCGGATCCTCGAAGAAGGTGTGGAAGTATGGAATCGGTGGAGAGGAAGCCATTCTACTACAATTCCCGACCTGAGCGGAGCTAATCTAAGTGGGGCCAATCTGAGCGGAGCTTGGCTGTTTAATACTCACGTGGTTGGGGCTAACCTGAGCGGGGCTAACCTCAGCGAGGCACAACTGGGTGGGGCTAACTTGATTGGGGCTAACCTGAGCAAAGCTAACCTGCGGAGAGCTTACCTGAGGTTTGCCGATCTCAGTGATGCTGATATGAATGCGGCTGATCTGAGTAAGTCTGACCTGATTTTTGCTAAACTGTTTTTGACGAAACTGGGTGGAGCAATCCTGAGCAAAGCTGCCCTGATGGAGGCTAGCCTACGGGAGGCTGACCTGGAGTTTGCTGATCTGAGTGAGGCTAACCTGGAGGGTGCCCAGCTGGTTAAAACAAGAGTTGAGGGCGCATTATTTACGAACTGTCGAGTATATGGAATCTCTGCCTGGGGATTAGAAGGCAAACCTAAAGACCAGTCAAACCTTATAATCACCCACTACGATGAGCCAGTCATAACCGTTGATAATCTGGAAGTTGCCCAGTTCATTTACCTGCTCCTCCACAGCCAGAAAATCCGCGATGCTATAGACACCATAGCTAAAAAGGCTGTTCTCATACTCGGCCGATTTACTCCTGAGCGAATGGTAGTGCTGAACGCCATCCGGGATGAATTGAGGAAACAAGGCTATTTGCCCATACTCTTCTACTTTGAGAGACCGGACAGTAGAGACTTCATAGAAACCGTGTCCACTTTAGCCCATATCTCAAGGTTCGTAGTTGCTGACGTCACAGATCCAAGAATTGTTATCGAAGAGATCCCACATATCGTGCATAATGTTGCAGTTCCAGTGAAGCCGCTGTTGTTAGATGGCTCGGAGAACCATGAGCTTGTAACATTACGCAATCTCAGGGTAAACCACAGGTCTCTTCTCAATACGTATGAATATAAAAATCTGGAGCACTTACTCACCAATTTCAAAACCGAAGTGATCGACCCATCAGAACAAAAAGCGGAAGAGCTTTACCGGAGAAGATTCGAGGAACTGGGCCATCCTAAAGCAGCATAG
- a CDS encoding dihydromethanopterin reductase (acceptor) translates to MKNVAWAVTGAGHYLAESVAAMGKISQKNRVCTFVSEAGEEVLRMYGLFDRLKEISGGGYLEEVFLEREEGSSSPKAGRFMMNKFDLLIVAPATANTVAKIVCGIADTLPTNAAALANKAAVPLYVLPTDVLERAETEPPFTIDRDLCLRCEACEPRAACPRGAIGEQIDLLRCDGCGICRGLCPQGAIRRGAISVASRPLDRENIERLGRIPGVTVLAGPEDIEGLVSSPQNGM, encoded by the coding sequence ATGAAGAACGTCGCCTGGGCGGTCACGGGGGCCGGCCACTACCTGGCCGAGAGCGTGGCTGCCATGGGGAAGATCTCGCAGAAGAACCGGGTCTGCACCTTCGTCTCCGAGGCCGGTGAGGAGGTGTTGAGGATGTACGGCCTCTTCGACCGGCTCAAAGAGATATCGGGGGGCGGATACCTGGAGGAGGTCTTCCTGGAGCGGGAGGAGGGGTCGAGCAGCCCAAAGGCCGGCCGGTTCATGATGAATAAGTTCGACCTCTTGATCGTCGCGCCGGCGACGGCCAACACCGTCGCCAAGATCGTCTGCGGAATCGCCGACACCCTCCCGACGAACGCCGCGGCCCTGGCGAACAAGGCGGCCGTCCCCCTCTACGTCCTCCCGACCGACGTCCTGGAGAGGGCGGAGACCGAGCCGCCCTTCACCATCGACAGGGATCTATGCCTCCGCTGCGAGGCCTGCGAGCCCCGGGCGGCGTGCCCTAGGGGGGCGATCGGAGAGCAGATCGACCTTTTGAGGTGCGACGGCTGTGGCATCTGCAGGGGCCTCTGCCCCCAGGGCGCCATAAGAAGGGGAGCGATCTCCGTCGCCAGCCGTCCCCTGGACAGAGAGAACATAGAACGGCTCGGGAGGATCCCCGGGGTCACCGTCCTCGCGGGGCCCGAGGATATCGAAGGGCTCGTCTCATCCCCCCAAAACGGGATGTAA